The Rhizobium leguminosarum genome includes a window with the following:
- the hypF gene encoding carbamoyltransferase HypF, whose protein sequence is MTPSLARQIESPVRRLRLRVRGVVQGVGFRPFAYRLARAMRLSGFVLNDSAGVLIEIEGRDANHFPEAVRTQAPPLARIDSIDVLELVPAGGERFEILESLGGRSATRIGADAATCDECRRELTDPASRFFGYPFVNCTHCGPRFTITRALPYDRAHTSMASFPMCRTCAADYVDPENRRFHAEPVACPNCGPRLSHPIKEISARLEGGAIVALKGVGGFHLLCDARNDGAIGLLRLRKARDQKPFAVMVRDIEAARQLARPNEAEEALLISPARPIVLVAARAGELSGLIAPGLTRVGLMLAYAPVHHLLLDELSRSSPHRHAALVATSANPGGEPLVADNDDAGRRLVAIADLVVTHDRDIVVRADDSVMQVIDGAPAFIRRARGFVPEPVDLGADGPSVIATGADLKNTICVTRGREAFLSQHIGGLDNAEAIRFQREVIAHLCSILDVKPEFAACDLHPDFRSVRTAEGLNLPIVPVQHHLAHVAAVVAEHRLSGPVLGLALDGHGFGTDGTSWGGEIVVIDHHRWQRAGSLMPLPLPSGDRAAREPWRMGVAALQAAGRIDLAPQLWPGHSGVTQLTAMFSRSMRTPVTSSLGRLFDAAAAIAGVRLVQDYEGQAAMEFEALVRAPRCLAGGYSIGDGTLDFRPLILHLAEQGRPCGADAADVFHGTLIAGLADWAARGAAARGTRQVALGGGCMMNRVLAAGLARALRERGLEPSLPRLAPANDGGIALGQAAYARQVIMNEHASMEENRTCA, encoded by the coding sequence ATGACGCCGTCGCTTGCACGACAGATCGAAAGCCCGGTCCGGCGGCTTAGGCTCCGGGTGCGCGGCGTCGTGCAGGGCGTCGGTTTCCGGCCTTTTGCCTATCGGCTCGCTCGGGCAATGCGGCTCTCCGGCTTCGTGCTGAACGACAGCGCGGGCGTGCTGATCGAGATCGAGGGTAGGGACGCGAACCACTTCCCCGAAGCGGTCAGGACGCAGGCGCCGCCGCTCGCCCGCATCGATTCGATCGATGTCCTCGAACTGGTCCCTGCTGGCGGCGAGCGGTTCGAGATACTCGAAAGCCTGGGCGGTCGGAGTGCGACCAGGATCGGCGCCGACGCCGCAACCTGTGACGAATGCCGTCGGGAGTTGACGGATCCGGCGAGCCGCTTCTTCGGCTATCCCTTCGTCAACTGCACCCATTGCGGCCCGCGCTTCACCATCACCCGCGCCCTGCCTTATGACCGGGCTCACACCTCGATGGCGTCGTTTCCGATGTGCCGGACTTGCGCCGCGGACTATGTCGATCCGGAGAACCGGCGTTTCCATGCCGAGCCTGTCGCCTGTCCTAATTGCGGGCCGAGGCTCAGTCATCCGATCAAGGAAATCTCCGCGCGGCTCGAAGGCGGCGCGATCGTTGCGCTCAAGGGCGTCGGCGGTTTCCACTTGCTTTGCGACGCCCGCAACGATGGGGCGATCGGCCTGTTGCGGCTGCGCAAGGCGCGCGACCAGAAGCCATTCGCCGTCATGGTTCGCGACATCGAGGCGGCGCGGCAGCTTGCACGGCCGAACGAAGCCGAAGAGGCGTTGCTGATCTCGCCAGCACGCCCGATCGTTCTCGTCGCGGCCCGTGCTGGCGAACTCTCTGGCCTGATCGCGCCCGGGCTCACGCGGGTAGGACTCATGCTCGCTTATGCCCCGGTGCATCACCTGCTGCTCGACGAGCTCTCCCGCTCTTCGCCGCACCGTCACGCCGCGCTGGTCGCGACCAGCGCCAATCCCGGCGGCGAGCCGCTGGTAGCCGATAATGACGACGCCGGGCGGCGCCTTGTCGCGATCGCCGACCTGGTCGTTACCCATGACCGCGACATCGTCGTCCGCGCTGACGACTCCGTCATGCAGGTGATCGATGGCGCCCCGGCCTTCATTCGCCGCGCCCGCGGCTTCGTGCCGGAGCCGGTCGATCTTGGCGCGGACGGCCCCTCCGTGATCGCCACCGGCGCGGACCTCAAGAACACTATCTGCGTTACACGTGGCCGGGAGGCGTTTCTGTCGCAGCATATCGGCGGCCTCGACAATGCCGAAGCGATCCGCTTCCAGCGCGAGGTAATCGCCCACCTCTGTTCGATCCTCGACGTGAAGCCGGAATTCGCCGCCTGCGACCTGCATCCGGATTTCCGTTCGGTGCGAACGGCGGAAGGCTTGAACCTGCCGATTGTGCCGGTCCAGCATCATCTTGCCCATGTCGCTGCCGTGGTGGCGGAGCATCGCCTTTCCGGGCCGGTTCTAGGACTTGCGCTCGACGGTCACGGCTTCGGCACCGACGGCACGAGTTGGGGCGGCGAAATAGTCGTGATTGACCACCATCGCTGGCAGCGGGCGGGATCACTCATGCCCCTTCCGCTGCCGAGTGGCGATCGCGCGGCGCGGGAGCCTTGGCGCATGGGTGTCGCGGCGCTTCAGGCGGCCGGCCGCATCGATCTCGCGCCACAGCTCTGGCCGGGTCATTCAGGCGTAACGCAATTGACGGCGATGTTTTCGCGCAGCATGCGCACTCCGGTCACCAGCAGCCTCGGCAGGCTGTTCGACGCAGCCGCGGCGATAGCGGGTGTTCGCCTCGTGCAAGACTACGAGGGGCAGGCCGCGATGGAGTTCGAGGCGCTGGTTCGGGCACCGCGCTGCCTTGCCGGCGGATATTCGATTGGGGATGGTACGCTCGATTTCCGGCCGCTCATCCTGCACCTCGCTGAACAAGGTCGTCCTTGCGGCGCCGATGCCGCCGACGTCTTTCACGGCACGCTGATCGCGGGTCTCGCGGATTGGGCGGCCAGGGGCGCGGCCGCGCGCGGCACCCGGCAGGTCGCGCTCGGCGGCGGATGCATGATGAACCGCGTCCTTGCGGCGGGCCTCGCGCGGGCTCTGAGGGAGCGTGGCCTCGAGCCCAGCCTGCCGCGTCTCGCGCCCGCCAATGACGGCGGTATCGCGCTCGGCCAGGCCGCCTATGCGCGGCAGGTCATCATGAACGAACATGCATCAATGGAGGAGAACCGGACATGTGCCTAG
- a CDS encoding HypC/HybG/HupF family hydrogenase formation chaperone, with protein MCLAIPVQVKELLPDDMAKVTLDGVSKIVSTALVDDVKVGDYVVLHVGYALAKIDPEEAERTLALIREAAMGDAA; from the coding sequence ATGTGCCTAGCCATACCTGTCCAGGTTAAGGAATTGCTGCCCGACGACATGGCGAAGGTCACGCTCGACGGCGTCTCGAAAATCGTTTCGACGGCGCTCGTCGATGATGTGAAGGTGGGCGATTATGTCGTCCTCCATGTCGGTTATGCCCTGGCGAAGATCGATCCAGAGGAGGCGGAGAGGACGCTGGCTTTGATCCGCGAAGCTGCGATGGGAGATGCGGCATGA
- the hypD gene encoding hydrogenase formation protein HypD gives MKYIDEYRDGSLAKDVARQITALADPARSYHFMEFCGGHTHAISRYGLEDLLPANVRMIHGPGCPVCVLPIGRIDAAIALAMRPEITLCTYGDLMRVPGSNGSSLLKAKAAGADIRMVYSTLDALQIGEAEPDREVVFFAIGFETTTPTTALALKAAIARGLGNFSIFCNHVLTPAAIQNILESPDVRKLGTIKIDGFIGPAHVSTVIGTEPYEFFAEEFRKPVVVAGFEPLDVIQAILMLVRQVSDGRHEVENQYIRAVTALGNEKAQAEVANFFELRESFEWRGLGEVPYGALRLRPQYAAYDAEKRFSMVTPAAKDNPACECGAILRGVKKPADCKLFGTVCTPDTPMGSCMVSSEGACAAHWAYGRFREKVRQVDARRAVA, from the coding sequence ATGAAATATATCGACGAATATCGCGACGGCAGCCTCGCCAAGGACGTTGCCCGGCAAATCACCGCGCTCGCCGACCCCGCGCGCTCCTATCACTTCATGGAATTCTGCGGTGGCCACACGCATGCCATCTCCCGCTACGGCCTTGAGGACCTGCTGCCCGCCAATGTGCGGATGATCCACGGGCCGGGATGTCCCGTCTGTGTCCTGCCGATCGGCCGCATTGATGCTGCGATCGCGCTTGCCATGCGGCCGGAAATCACGCTCTGCACCTATGGCGACCTGATGCGAGTACCGGGCTCCAACGGTTCGAGCTTGTTGAAGGCCAAGGCGGCCGGTGCGGACATCCGCATGGTCTATTCGACGCTCGATGCGTTGCAGATTGGCGAAGCCGAACCCGACCGCGAGGTCGTATTCTTCGCGATCGGCTTCGAGACGACGACACCGACGACCGCGCTCGCGCTCAAGGCGGCAATCGCCAGGGGGCTCGGCAATTTCTCGATCTTCTGCAATCACGTTCTGACGCCCGCGGCGATCCAGAACATCCTCGAAAGCCCGGATGTCCGAAAGCTCGGCACGATCAAGATCGATGGATTTATCGGTCCCGCCCATGTCTCGACGGTGATCGGCACCGAGCCTTATGAGTTCTTCGCCGAGGAGTTCCGCAAGCCGGTGGTGGTGGCGGGTTTCGAACCGCTCGACGTTATCCAGGCGATCCTGATGCTGGTGCGGCAGGTCAGCGATGGCCGCCATGAGGTGGAAAACCAGTATATCCGCGCGGTCACCGCCCTCGGCAACGAGAAGGCCCAGGCGGAGGTCGCAAATTTCTTCGAACTCCGGGAAAGCTTCGAATGGCGGGGGCTCGGCGAAGTGCCCTATGGCGCGCTGCGGCTTAGGCCACAATATGCGGCCTATGATGCCGAAAAACGCTTCTCGATGGTCACGCCCGCCGCGAAGGACAATCCGGCCTGCGAATGCGGCGCGATCCTGCGCGGCGTCAAGAAGCCGGCCGACTGCAAGCTGTTCGGTACGGTCTGCACGCCGGACACACCCATGGGTTCCTGCATGGTTTCGTCGGAAGGCGCCTGCGCGGCGCACTGGGCCTATGGCCGCTTCCGCGAAAAGGTGCGGCAGGTTGATGCGCGGAGAGCGGTCGCATGA